TTCACCCGCTGCCCGAGATTGAAGGCTAGAAGATAGTATAGATAAAGGGCGCTAAGGCCGAACCTTCGGTCAACACAATCAAGAGACTGAGCAGAAGCAGAAGGACCACAATGGGAGCCAGCCACCACTTCTTCCTTACTTTCAGAAAATCCCAGATCAGAGCTAGTTTCGATGTTCGAGCCATAGCTGCGGATATGTTACCCAGGATTACTACCGAGTTCCACACTATTAGTAGGGTTTGAAAGGCCTGCTCCCGGGCCCGTTCTGCTCCATTGCCAGCCAGTACGACGTTTGCTTGGCGTCTTTTTTCAGGAGCAGGA
The Candidatus Neomarinimicrobiota bacterium DNA segment above includes these coding regions:
- a CDS encoding DUF5989 family protein yields the protein MARTSKLALIWDFLKVRKKWWLAPIVVLLLLLSLLIVLTEGSALAPFIYTIF